The following coding sequences lie in one Arachis ipaensis cultivar K30076 chromosome B03, Araip1.1, whole genome shotgun sequence genomic window:
- the LOC107631094 gene encoding uncharacterized protein LOC107631094, with translation MASSVVLFSLLLLLLLGLFSSHSCAARLGGSRQKLEVNRHLNRLNKPPVKTIQSPDGDFIDCVHISKQPAFDHPFLKDHKIQMRPSFHPEGLFDENKVSEKPKEKINQLWHVNGKCPEDTIPIRRTKEEDVLRASSVKRYGRKKHRSIPKPRSAQPDLINQSGHQHAIAYVEGDKYYGAKATINVWEPKIQQANEFSLSQLWILGGSFGQDLNSIEAGWQVSPDLYGDNNTRLFTYWTSDAYQATGCYNLLCSGFIQVNSEISMGASISPVSAYRNSQYDISILIWKDPKEGHWWMQFGNDYVLGYWPSFLFSYLADSASMIEWGGEVVNSEPDGQHTSTQMGSGHFPEEGFGKSSYFKNIQVVDSSNNLKAPKGLGTFTEQSNCYDVQTGSNGDWGHYFYYGGPGKNPNCQ, from the exons ATGGCTTCTTCAGTAGTGTTGTTTTctctgttgttattgttgttgttgggtcTCTTTAGTTCTCACTCCTGTGCTGCTAGGCTCGGTGGTTCAAGACAGAAGCTTGAAGTCAATAGGCATTTGAATCGCTTGAATAAGCCTCCTGTTAAGACCATTcag AGTCCAGATGGGGATTTCATAGATTGTGTGCATATCTCTAAGCAACCGGCTTTTGATCATCCTTTCCTTAAAGATCACAAAATTCAG ATGAGGCCTAGTTTCCACCCTGAAGGGCTATTTGATGAGAACAAGGTTTCTGAAAAACCCAAAGAGAAGATTAATCAGCTGTGGCATGTGAATGGGAAATGCCCCGAAGACACAATACCAATTCGGAGAACAAAGGAAGAGGATGTCCTTAGAGCTAGCTCAGTTAAAAGATATGGAAGGAAGAAGCACAGGTCAATCCCGAAGCCTAGGTCAGCACAACCTGATCTTATTAACCAGAGTGGTCATCAG catGCAATAGCATATGTTGAAGGGGACAAGTACTATGGAGCAAAAGCCACTATTAATGTGTGGGAACCTAAGATTCAGCAGGCGAATGAGTTCAGCTTGTCGCAGCTCTGGATATTAGGAGGCTCGTTCGGCCAAGATCTTAACAGCATTGAAGCTGGCTGGCAG GTTAGCCCTGATTTATACGGCGATAACAACACTCGGTTATTCACCTACTGGACA AGTGATGCATATCAAGCTACAGGTTGCTACAATCTTCTTTGCTCAGGATTTATTCAGGTCAACAGCGAAATATCAATGGGTGCAAGCATATCTCCGGTTTCTGCTTACAGAAACTCCCAGTATGATATCAGCATCCTTATCTGGAAG GATCCAAAAGAGGGACACTGGTGGATGCAATTTGGGAATGACTATGTATTGGGATATTGGCCTTCATTCTTGTTCTCATACTTGGCAGACAGTGCCTCCATGATTGAATGGGGTGGTGAGGTTGTGAATTCTGAGCCTGATGGCCAACACACTTCAACTCAAATGGGAAGTGGCCATTTCCCTGAAGAGGGTTTTGGAAAATCAAGCTACTTCAAGAACATTCAAGTGGTTGATAGCTCCAACAATCTCAAAGCTCCAAAGGGACTTGGAACCTTCACTGAGCAATCAAATTGCTATGATGTTCAAACAGGAAGTAATGGTGACTGGGGACATTACTTCTACTATGGAGGACCTGGTAAAAACCCTAATTGTCAATGA